The following are encoded in a window of Plectropomus leopardus isolate mb chromosome 23, YSFRI_Pleo_2.0, whole genome shotgun sequence genomic DNA:
- the epoa gene encoding erythropoietin isoform X1, translating to MGNRRTYGPNREDPVRGSADTAMEFPRLLALVLILLEWTRPGLPSPLRPICDLRVLNHFIKEARDAEVAMKSCREGCSLSESVTVPQTRVDFDVWEKKNGLEQAQEVQSGLWLLQQALNLLRTSVTNTAMHSHIDNSVRNLLSINAVLRSLNFQEYTPPASAAGLEGTWRVSSATDLLQVYVNFLRGKVRLLLSDAQACQQDVS from the exons ATGGGCAATAGACGGACTTATGGGCCAAACCGCGAGGACCCTGTGAGGGGCTCTGCGGACACCGCTATGGAGTTTCCCA GACTTCTTGCCTTGGTGTTGATACTGTTGGAGTGGACCCGGCCAGGCCTACCGTCTCCGCTGAGGCCAATCTGTGACCTGAGGGTCCTGAACCATTTCATTAAGGAAGCACGAGACGCAGAAGTTGCTATG AAGTCATGTAGAGAAGGATGTAGCCTGTCAGAGTCTGTCACTGTTCCCCAAACCAGAGTCGACTTTGATGTCTGGGAGAAGaaaaat gGATTGGAGCAAGCCCAGGAGGTGCAGTCTGGCTTATGGCTCTTACAACAGGCCCTCAACTTGCTACGGACCTCGGTCACCAACACAGCAATGCACAGCCACATAGATAACTCCGTCAGAAACCTGCTCAGCATCAATGCTGTGCTGCGAAGCCTCAACTTCCAG GAATATACCCCACCAGCAAGTGCTGCAGGGCTTGAGGGAACATGGAGGGTGTCCTCAGCAACAGATTTGCTTCAAGTCTACGTCAACTTCCTGCGAGGCAAAGTGCGCCTCCTTCTTTCGGATGCACAGGCTTGTCAGCAAGATGTCAGCTGA
- the epoa gene encoding erythropoietin isoform X2, whose amino-acid sequence MLQKTGRGLLALVLILLEWTRPGLPSPLRPICDLRVLNHFIKEARDAEVAMKSCREGCSLSESVTVPQTRVDFDVWEKKNGLEQAQEVQSGLWLLQQALNLLRTSVTNTAMHSHIDNSVRNLLSINAVLRSLNFQEYTPPASAAGLEGTWRVSSATDLLQVYVNFLRGKVRLLLSDAQACQQDVS is encoded by the exons ATGTTGCAGAAAACGGGTAGAG GACTTCTTGCCTTGGTGTTGATACTGTTGGAGTGGACCCGGCCAGGCCTACCGTCTCCGCTGAGGCCAATCTGTGACCTGAGGGTCCTGAACCATTTCATTAAGGAAGCACGAGACGCAGAAGTTGCTATG AAGTCATGTAGAGAAGGATGTAGCCTGTCAGAGTCTGTCACTGTTCCCCAAACCAGAGTCGACTTTGATGTCTGGGAGAAGaaaaat gGATTGGAGCAAGCCCAGGAGGTGCAGTCTGGCTTATGGCTCTTACAACAGGCCCTCAACTTGCTACGGACCTCGGTCACCAACACAGCAATGCACAGCCACATAGATAACTCCGTCAGAAACCTGCTCAGCATCAATGCTGTGCTGCGAAGCCTCAACTTCCAG GAATATACCCCACCAGCAAGTGCTGCAGGGCTTGAGGGAACATGGAGGGTGTCCTCAGCAACAGATTTGCTTCAAGTCTACGTCAACTTCCTGCGAGGCAAAGTGCGCCTCCTTCTTTCGGATGCACAGGCTTGTCAGCAAGATGTCAGCTGA